In the Williamwhitmania taraxaci genome, one interval contains:
- the panB gene encoding 3-methyl-2-oxobutanoate hydroxymethyltransferase, whose amino-acid sequence MSLEGKVRVVTTHVLQEMKTRGEKIAMLTAYDYSMARILDESGIDVLLVGDSASNVMAGHVSTLPITLDQMIYHACGVVRGVNRALVVVDMPFGTYQGNSKEALASSIRIMKESAADAVKLEGGSEVIESVARIISAGIPVMGHLGLTPQSIHKFGTYAVRAKEEAEAMKLLKDAHLLEETGCFALVLEKIPATLAAQVANELKIPVIGIGAGGNVDGQVLVTHDMLGITKEFSPRFLRRYHNLFEEMQKAFQGYIADVKSKDFPNEKEQY is encoded by the coding sequence ATGTCATTAGAAGGGAAAGTAAGAGTAGTTACCACTCACGTGCTTCAGGAGATGAAGACTCGAGGTGAAAAAATAGCCATGCTGACAGCATATGATTATTCCATGGCTCGCATTTTAGATGAATCGGGGATTGATGTTCTGCTGGTGGGTGACTCCGCTTCAAATGTGATGGCTGGTCATGTCTCCACGCTGCCCATTACGTTGGACCAAATGATCTATCACGCGTGCGGTGTGGTAAGGGGTGTCAATCGTGCCTTAGTGGTAGTGGATATGCCTTTTGGTACTTATCAGGGGAATTCTAAAGAGGCACTCGCCAGCAGTATTCGCATAATGAAAGAAAGTGCAGCGGATGCGGTAAAGTTGGAGGGCGGCAGTGAAGTGATTGAATCGGTTGCCCGTATCATTTCGGCTGGAATTCCGGTAATGGGACATCTTGGTTTAACTCCTCAGTCAATTCATAAGTTTGGAACTTATGCCGTCCGTGCTAAAGAAGAGGCAGAGGCTATGAAATTACTCAAGGATGCTCATCTCCTCGAAGAGACTGGTTGTTTTGCCCTTGTGCTCGAGAAAATTCCTGCAACCTTAGCGGCTCAAGTAGCGAACGAACTTAAAATTCCGGTAATTGGTATTGGTGCAGGCGGAAACGTCGATGGGCAAGTGCTTGTTACCCACGATATGCTAGGCATCACCAAAGAGTTTTCACCTCGATTTCTCCGCCGCTACCACAATCTCTTCGAAGAGATGCAGAAGGCTTTTCAAGGTTATATTGCCGATGTGAAAAGTAAGGATTTTCCAAACGAAAAGGAACAATATTAA
- the dnaK gene encoding molecular chaperone DnaK — MGKIIGIDLGTTNSCVSVMEGNEPVVIPNSEGKRTTPSMVAFAENGERKVGDPAKRQAITNSTKTIFSIKRFMGETFDKVQKEINRVSYKVVKGENNTPRVEIDDRKFSPQEISAMILQKMKKTAEDYLGQEVTEAVITVPAYFSDSQRQATKEAGEIAGLKVRRIINEPTAAALAYGLDKMSRDMKIAVFDLGGGTFDISILELGEGVFEVKSTNGDTHLGGDDFDHVIIDWLAESFLKDEGIDLRKDPMALQRLKEAAEKAKVELSSATSTEINLPYIMPVDGIPKHLVKTLTRAQFEQLADKLIQATIGPCKKALSDAGLTINDLNEVILVGGSTRIPAIQKIVEEFFGKAPSKGVNPDEVVAVGAAIQGGVLSGDVKDVLLLDVTPLSLGIETMGSVFTKLIEANTTIPTRKSETFTTAADSQPTVEIHILQGERPMAKDNKTIGRFHLDGIPPAPRGVPQVEVIFDIDANGILHVTAKDKGTGKEQKIRIEASSGLTDDEIKRMREEAKANEESDKKTRETVDKFNAADSLIFQTEKQLKEFGDKLPADKKAPIEADLAELKEAHKNQDIERLDKATEQLNKDWQVASEELYKAGQDASQGADPNANAGQSTNSGSKSGNDEVTDVDFEEVK, encoded by the coding sequence ATGGGCAAAATTATTGGTATTGACCTCGGAACAACTAACTCATGCGTTTCTGTAATGGAAGGCAACGAGCCGGTGGTTATTCCTAACAGCGAAGGTAAGCGCACGACTCCTTCGATGGTTGCATTTGCAGAGAATGGCGAACGTAAAGTTGGCGACCCTGCCAAGCGTCAAGCCATCACAAACTCGACAAAAACAATATTCTCCATAAAACGATTTATGGGGGAAACCTTTGACAAGGTACAAAAAGAGATCAACCGTGTTTCCTACAAAGTAGTGAAGGGCGAGAACAACACCCCTCGTGTTGAAATTGATGACAGGAAATTCTCGCCTCAAGAAATTTCGGCTATGATTCTTCAAAAAATGAAGAAAACAGCTGAAGACTACTTGGGCCAAGAGGTAACCGAAGCCGTTATTACGGTGCCTGCTTACTTCAGCGATTCACAGCGTCAAGCAACCAAGGAAGCTGGTGAAATTGCTGGACTTAAGGTGCGCCGCATCATCAACGAGCCTACAGCTGCGGCACTTGCCTACGGTCTCGACAAAATGTCACGCGATATGAAAATCGCAGTATTCGACCTTGGTGGTGGAACCTTTGATATCTCTATCCTTGAACTAGGTGAAGGCGTATTCGAAGTAAAATCGACCAACGGCGACACCCACCTTGGTGGTGACGACTTTGACCACGTTATTATTGACTGGTTGGCCGAGAGTTTCCTCAAGGACGAAGGAATTGATTTAAGAAAAGATCCTATGGCGCTACAACGCCTAAAGGAAGCAGCAGAAAAGGCTAAGGTAGAACTTTCGAGCGCTACCTCTACCGAAATCAACCTGCCCTATATCATGCCCGTTGATGGTATTCCAAAGCACTTGGTTAAAACACTCACCCGTGCTCAGTTCGAGCAATTGGCCGACAAACTTATCCAAGCAACAATTGGACCTTGCAAAAAGGCACTATCCGATGCTGGCTTAACAATTAACGACCTTAACGAGGTTATCCTAGTTGGAGGTTCCACACGTATTCCTGCAATCCAAAAGATTGTAGAGGAATTCTTCGGAAAAGCACCTTCGAAAGGCGTTAACCCCGACGAAGTAGTTGCTGTAGGTGCTGCCATTCAAGGCGGTGTACTTTCCGGTGATGTAAAAGACGTTCTTTTGCTTGATGTTACTCCGCTTTCACTTGGTATCGAAACCATGGGTAGCGTGTTTACAAAGCTCATCGAAGCAAACACCACTATCCCAACGCGTAAATCGGAAACGTTTACCACTGCGGCCGACAGCCAACCAACGGTTGAAATCCATATTCTACAAGGCGAACGCCCAATGGCCAAAGACAATAAGACCATTGGAAGGTTCCATCTTGACGGTATTCCACCAGCCCCTAGAGGTGTTCCCCAAGTTGAGGTTATCTTTGATATCGACGCAAACGGAATTCTTCACGTTACGGCAAAGGACAAGGGTACCGGCAAGGAACAAAAAATCAGGATCGAAGCTTCGTCTGGGCTAACCGATGACGAAATCAAGAGAATGCGCGAAGAAGCAAAGGCTAACGAAGAATCCGACAAGAAGACTCGCGAAACCGTAGACAAATTTAACGCTGCCGACAGCTTGATTTTCCAAACCGAAAAGCAACTTAAGGAGTTTGGCGATAAACTTCCTGCTGACAAAAAGGCTCCAATTGAAGCCGATTTGGCAGAACTCAAGGAGGCACACAAGAATCAAGATATTGAAAGGCTTGATAAGGCTACCGAACAGCTCAACAAAGACTGGCAAGTTGCCAGCGAAGAGCTTTACAAGGCCGGACAAGACGCTTCTCAAGGTGCTGATCCAAATGCCAATGCAGGTCAATCCACAAACAGCGGTTCCAAGTCTGGTAACGATGAGGTTACCGATGTAGACTTCGAAGAAGTGAAATAA
- a CDS encoding toxin-antitoxin system YwqK family antitoxin encodes MKIYITTITVLLFSATITLGQNIPTNTNLRDEKGRKQGVWCKLYKNGEPAYTAKFKDDIPTDTLKRYTEKGTLKVVMIFDNTGKIATTTYLHPNGKRAAEGIFIGQQKDGIWKYYTPDTTILMIEQYAKGKLNGIRKRFYTTGEIMEELSFSNGIKNGVWTTYFPNGRYKYSGVYKEGKLNGEMKTFYSNGRLVSEGNYKNGLKEGEWQFYNENGDPTQKVVYRNGIGNNKDKLDRKQTEQLLELEKNIGKIEEPSAEKVMEQMGY; translated from the coding sequence ATGAAGATATATATCACAACAATAACAGTTTTACTGTTTTCGGCCACTATTACTCTTGGCCAAAATATCCCAACAAACACTAATCTTCGCGACGAGAAAGGAAGGAAACAGGGGGTTTGGTGCAAACTCTATAAAAATGGAGAACCGGCCTACACGGCAAAATTCAAAGACGACATTCCTACCGACACGCTTAAACGGTATACCGAAAAGGGAACCCTAAAAGTGGTAATGATATTCGATAATACAGGAAAAATAGCAACAACAACATACTTACATCCCAACGGCAAACGCGCAGCTGAAGGCATCTTTATTGGTCAACAAAAAGATGGTATCTGGAAGTATTATACTCCCGACACAACAATTCTGATGATTGAGCAATACGCCAAAGGAAAGCTCAATGGAATAAGAAAACGCTTCTACACTACAGGTGAGATAATGGAGGAACTATCTTTTTCCAATGGCATAAAAAATGGCGTTTGGACCACCTACTTCCCCAATGGACGATACAAGTATAGCGGCGTTTACAAAGAAGGGAAGCTCAATGGAGAGATGAAAACCTTCTACTCCAATGGAAGACTTGTATCCGAGGGCAACTACAAAAACGGATTAAAAGAAGGGGAATGGCAATTCTATAACGAGAATGGTGATCCAACCCAAAAAGTGGTATACAGAAATGGAATTGGAAACAACAAAGACAAACTCGACAGAAAACAAACGGAACAACTCCTCGAACTAGAGAAAAATATTGGAAAAATAGAGGAACCTTCCGCCGAAAAAGTAATGGAGCAAATGGGTTATTAA
- a CDS encoding S8 family serine peptidase, whose product MRTGNSLVLLLLLLIPSLGFCQSLYWVGFPDKNRSEYSTEIPEKFLSKKAINRRAKQQIEITAEDLPVCNHYIDSVKKTGAEILFALKWLNGVVVRPTNEQLEAIKKTNLSFSVISIYEPLPRSTTLRGTNKLGLSNRTDFNHSYYGNGFDAVDLIKGPFLHQLGYKGQGKLIAIIDDGFYHANQLNLFADAFSNNRVIATKDFVNPTSNIFEEDSHGMHVFSVIGTNTPTKMVGTAPEANYLLLRSEDYNSEQLVEEYYWAAAAEYADSMGADIINTSLGYTTFDIPSQNHAYADLTGDVTPISKSCTIAASKGMIIVCSAGNEGNNAWKYISAPADAKGILTVGAVPIDSIPSSFTSIGPSADGRIKPEIVALGSRVGIIDDLGIPSQGNGTSYAAPIIAGMSACLWQAFPNLSANQIRQALISSASRYSNPTEKLGYGIPNTQLAYYNLLNESGESHCIEPEMYPNPVSGELRITLHNATAGEATIAIYSGSGVCVFRKQWLVTSSIDTTIQINANLSKGIYIAHLTCGACHWREKLVKQ is encoded by the coding sequence ATGCGAACCGGAAATTCCCTTGTGCTACTTTTGCTATTGCTGATTCCATCTCTTGGTTTCTGTCAAAGCTTATATTGGGTGGGGTTTCCAGATAAAAACAGAAGTGAATACTCTACTGAGATCCCCGAGAAATTTTTAAGTAAAAAAGCAATCAATCGTAGAGCAAAACAGCAGATTGAAATTACGGCTGAGGACCTCCCCGTCTGCAATCATTACATTGATAGCGTTAAAAAGACAGGAGCGGAAATACTTTTCGCCCTGAAGTGGCTAAATGGAGTGGTTGTAAGGCCAACCAATGAACAACTTGAGGCAATAAAGAAAACTAATCTCTCGTTCTCAGTAATCTCCATATACGAACCATTACCAAGAAGCACGACACTTCGCGGGACCAATAAATTGGGACTGTCCAATAGAACAGACTTCAACCATTCCTACTATGGCAATGGATTTGATGCTGTAGATTTAATAAAGGGTCCGTTCCTCCACCAACTTGGATACAAAGGCCAAGGAAAGCTAATTGCCATTATCGACGATGGGTTTTACCACGCCAACCAACTCAACCTTTTCGCCGACGCTTTTTCGAACAATAGAGTGATCGCAACGAAGGATTTTGTAAACCCAACTTCAAACATTTTTGAAGAGGACTCCCATGGAATGCATGTGTTTTCTGTAATAGGGACTAATACACCAACAAAAATGGTTGGAACTGCTCCCGAAGCCAACTACCTTCTCCTAAGAAGTGAAGATTACAACAGCGAGCAGCTCGTTGAAGAGTATTACTGGGCTGCGGCTGCAGAATATGCCGACAGCATGGGCGCAGATATCATCAACACCTCTCTTGGTTACACTACCTTCGATATCCCTTCCCAAAACCACGCATACGCGGATCTCACAGGAGATGTAACGCCTATTTCTAAATCATGCACCATAGCAGCAAGTAAAGGCATGATTATAGTTTGTTCGGCCGGCAACGAGGGCAACAACGCGTGGAAATACATTTCAGCTCCTGCAGATGCTAAGGGAATATTAACTGTTGGTGCAGTTCCCATAGACTCCATCCCCTCCAGCTTCACCTCCATTGGCCCAAGTGCCGATGGGCGAATTAAACCAGAAATAGTTGCACTAGGGTCGAGAGTTGGAATTATTGACGATCTGGGGATTCCGTCTCAGGGCAATGGCACATCCTATGCCGCCCCAATAATCGCAGGAATGTCCGCTTGCCTATGGCAAGCATTCCCAAACCTATCGGCAAATCAAATTCGGCAAGCCTTAATCAGCTCCGCTTCAAGATACTCCAATCCAACTGAAAAGTTGGGTTACGGAATACCTAATACCCAGTTAGCCTACTACAACCTTCTCAATGAATCTGGTGAATCGCACTGTATAGAACCTGAAATGTACCCAAATCCCGTTTCAGGAGAACTCCGAATCACACTTCACAATGCCACCGCAGGAGAAGCAACAATTGCGATTTACAGCGGTTCAGGGGTATGCGTCTTTCGAAAACAGTGGTTGGTAACATCGTCCATTGACACTACAATCCAAATAAACGCTAACTTATCTAAGGGCATCTACATTGCACATCTTACATGCGGAGCCTGCCATTGGCGTGAAAAATTAGTTAAACAATAA
- the xseA gene encoding exodeoxyribonuclease VII large subunit, whose protein sequence is MQVGTHLTLFDLNQTIRAKLVEAFPESLWVIAEISEIKVGTTGHCYIDLIQKDKRTNSLKAKASATIWASTFRMLRPYFETTTGRPLTSGMKILIRATVEYHELYGLSLKVMDIDPTYTIGEMELQRQQTIQKLVDDGVFEMNKQVEFPMVPLHIAVISSETSAGFVDFMHQLKSNEYGFVFRTTIFQATMQGKEAEPSILLALDSIFNAVDQFDTVVIIRGGGAQADLSYFDSYWLAFHIAQFPLPVITGIGHTKDISVCDMVSNTSVKTPTAAAELLIQKIAEFDYRLTEFTQILTDTVEELITEHQQKLKHVFRKVIGVTNMLSQHENSLNILAHDIKSITERHLSQKKWMLTSAFKTITSRTKAILLQERTTSERNKLELRHNLSSMVTSENKVLKAKEIIFKNLHPDKILRRGYSITRVNGKAIKSADKLHSGEIIKTTLACGTIISSILPTE, encoded by the coding sequence ATGCAAGTTGGAACCCATCTAACCCTTTTCGACCTCAACCAAACCATTCGGGCAAAACTTGTAGAAGCCTTTCCTGAATCGCTATGGGTTATTGCCGAGATTAGCGAGATTAAGGTCGGAACAACCGGCCACTGCTATATCGATCTTATCCAAAAAGACAAACGAACAAATAGCTTAAAAGCAAAGGCATCAGCCACCATATGGGCATCCACATTTCGGATGCTTCGACCATACTTCGAAACAACAACCGGACGGCCACTAACCTCTGGTATGAAGATTCTTATTCGTGCTACGGTGGAGTATCACGAACTATACGGCCTCTCCCTAAAAGTTATGGATATTGACCCTACCTACACCATAGGCGAAATGGAATTGCAGCGACAGCAGACCATTCAGAAATTAGTGGACGATGGTGTTTTTGAAATGAACAAACAGGTTGAATTCCCAATGGTTCCCCTTCATATCGCCGTAATATCATCGGAAACCTCTGCAGGATTTGTCGATTTCATGCACCAATTGAAATCCAATGAATATGGATTTGTATTTCGAACCACCATCTTCCAAGCCACCATGCAGGGAAAGGAGGCAGAACCGTCCATCCTACTTGCGCTTGATTCTATCTTCAATGCGGTAGACCAATTCGATACCGTTGTAATCATCAGGGGTGGTGGAGCCCAAGCCGATCTGAGCTATTTTGACTCCTACTGGCTGGCCTTCCATATCGCCCAATTCCCGTTACCAGTAATAACAGGCATTGGACATACAAAAGATATTTCGGTTTGCGATATGGTTTCAAATACATCCGTAAAAACACCTACTGCAGCAGCAGAACTGCTTATCCAGAAAATTGCTGAATTCGACTACAGGCTCACAGAGTTCACCCAAATCCTCACCGATACGGTGGAGGAACTTATTACCGAACATCAACAGAAATTAAAACATGTTTTTCGGAAAGTAATCGGAGTTACGAACATGCTGTCTCAACATGAAAACAGTCTGAACATACTGGCACATGACATCAAATCCATCACAGAAAGACACTTAAGCCAAAAGAAATGGATGCTTACTTCTGCATTTAAGACAATTACAAGTAGAACTAAAGCAATTTTACTACAGGAGAGAACAACTTCGGAAAGAAACAAATTGGAACTAAGGCACAATCTATCTTCAATGGTCACTTCCGAGAACAAAGTTCTTAAGGCAAAGGAAATCATTTTCAAGAACCTTCATCCAGACAAGATTCTGAGACGAGGATACTCCATTACACGAGTTAACGGAAAAGCCATAAAGAGTGCAGATAAACTGCACTCAGGCGAAATAATAAAGACAACCCTTGCATGCGGCACCATAATTAGTTCCATTCTCCCAACCGAATAG
- a CDS encoding tetratricopeptide repeat protein codes for MAVYKRIILFIIVAPLAWHGAAQPYDSLWNARNIVKTGKDKVATNIALSKAYWYFDLDSSIYYANESLLVAEKEGDDDLIGDAQNALGNAYSSNGSLDRGIDFYQAALKTRMRLGLKAKAAATLSNLANTYSDKRDFSNAIEYFKKSAIMEGEIGDHLIEAETISKIASVYSKLNAPSKALEYYITALNILYANNLNSYTGDIHYSIGSLHNKMLNYDHALEHYQRALGVYTTNCNKVDISTALNAIGIIYDTKGDMPKALQYYSRSLELGREMKDKNSQALALNNLGYLFVKTKQYDKATTHYFESLRLSEDIKDDYSIANTKNNLANVFLKKGQFDLCSRFVKEALIGAIELKVVDIEQESYDILGNLNAETGQFREAFNYQKKAMRLKDSLYNKEANQKLLEIQATFDMESKEGEISVLKKDNQIKILELEGQKVNQQALVIGIILLIALGAALFSNLRMKKKNNQLLTITNVGMELTNQKLVESENNLRQLNATKDKFFSIIAHDLKNPFNALLGFSEILATSAEEEKLSDVKEYSKAVNDSAEKLYRLIDNLLEWSRTQTGKTPFNPSLFHVNQIIADELAIQSQSLKKKNLSAQLLMQEHVTAYGDKTLVGTVLRNLLSNAIKFSLPGGKIWIASRVFNNHIEIAITDSGIGIAPERIPNLFNLESSQSTQGTWDEKGTGLGLLICKEFATKNNGEIWVESQLGKGTTFYFTVPIKQEETQS; via the coding sequence ATGGCGGTTTATAAAAGAATTATACTCTTCATTATCGTTGCGCCCCTAGCCTGGCATGGGGCTGCACAACCATACGATAGCCTCTGGAATGCTAGAAATATAGTCAAAACTGGTAAAGATAAAGTTGCAACAAACATTGCCCTATCAAAAGCCTACTGGTATTTTGACTTGGATTCGAGTATATATTACGCAAACGAATCGCTTTTAGTGGCGGAGAAAGAAGGTGACGATGATCTTATTGGTGATGCTCAAAATGCCTTGGGAAATGCTTACTCTTCCAATGGAAGTTTAGATCGTGGTATTGATTTTTATCAAGCGGCACTTAAAACAAGAATGAGATTGGGGCTGAAGGCCAAAGCAGCAGCAACGCTAAGCAATCTTGCCAATACCTATAGTGATAAGAGAGACTTTTCGAATGCGATTGAATATTTTAAGAAATCAGCAATAATGGAAGGCGAAATTGGCGACCACTTAATTGAAGCTGAAACAATTAGTAAAATCGCCTCGGTATACTCAAAATTGAACGCACCCAGCAAAGCCCTTGAATATTACATAACGGCATTAAACATTCTGTATGCCAACAACCTCAATTCATACACCGGGGATATTCATTACAGTATAGGGAGTTTGCATAACAAAATGCTCAATTACGACCATGCTCTGGAGCACTACCAACGAGCATTAGGTGTATATACCACTAACTGCAACAAAGTGGATATCTCAACGGCACTGAATGCTATCGGCATCATTTATGATACAAAAGGAGATATGCCCAAGGCCTTGCAATATTATTCTCGTTCTTTAGAACTGGGGCGAGAGATGAAGGATAAAAACAGCCAAGCACTTGCGTTGAACAATCTAGGTTACCTCTTTGTGAAAACAAAACAATACGATAAAGCAACCACCCACTACTTCGAATCACTAAGGTTGTCAGAAGACATTAAAGACGACTATAGCATTGCCAATACAAAAAATAATCTAGCAAACGTATTTCTAAAAAAAGGACAATTCGATTTATGCTCTAGATTTGTAAAAGAGGCTCTTATTGGCGCCATTGAGCTAAAAGTTGTAGATATTGAGCAGGAAAGTTATGACATACTAGGCAATCTTAACGCGGAGACTGGTCAATTTAGAGAAGCATTTAATTACCAAAAAAAGGCGATGAGGCTGAAAGACAGCCTATACAACAAAGAGGCAAACCAAAAATTGCTTGAAATCCAAGCTACTTTTGATATGGAATCAAAAGAAGGTGAAATAAGTGTTCTTAAGAAGGATAACCAAATAAAAATACTTGAACTCGAGGGACAAAAGGTTAACCAGCAAGCCTTAGTGATTGGTATAATCTTACTAATTGCGTTAGGAGCTGCACTATTTAGTAATCTCCGAATGAAGAAAAAGAACAACCAACTGCTTACAATCACTAACGTTGGCATGGAACTCACCAATCAGAAACTTGTTGAATCAGAAAACAATCTACGACAACTAAACGCCACCAAGGATAAGTTCTTCTCCATAATTGCTCATGATTTAAAAAACCCTTTCAATGCACTGCTTGGGTTTAGCGAAATATTAGCAACAAGTGCCGAAGAAGAAAAGTTATCGGATGTAAAAGAGTATAGTAAGGCCGTAAACGACTCTGCTGAAAAGCTCTATCGATTAATTGATAATTTATTAGAGTGGTCACGAACACAAACAGGAAAAACACCATTCAATCCGTCATTATTTCATGTTAATCAGATCATTGCCGACGAGTTAGCCATTCAAAGCCAAAGTCTGAAGAAGAAGAATTTAAGCGCACAATTGCTAATGCAAGAGCATGTAACGGCATATGGTGACAAAACACTCGTTGGAACAGTCCTACGTAACCTTTTGAGCAATGCGATAAAATTCTCCTTACCCGGTGGTAAAATTTGGATTGCATCACGGGTTTTCAATAACCATATAGAAATTGCCATTACCGATAGTGGAATTGGAATTGCACCAGAACGGATACCCAACCTTTTTAACCTCGAATCATCGCAAAGCACACAGGGCACTTGGGATGAGAAAGGAACAGGATTAGGGCTACTAATCTGCAAAGAGTTTGCCACCAAGAATAATGGTGAAATTTGGGTTGAAAGCCAACTTGGGAAGGGAACAACATTCTATTTTACTGTCCCAATAAAACAGGAAGAAACGCAGTCGTGA